The region TGTCCCGAGGCCGTTTCCTGCTGCGCGAGCTCGAACAACCGATCGATTCGCTCGCGGGCGATGTCCTTTGCATCTCGCTTGGCAACGTGTCTTCGTCCCATTCTTTGTCCTAATCATGCTGAGCGTAGATAATGATTGGCGGGAGGTTGGTGCATGGCCAGCTCGGAAACCAACGCCTAGCGCTCCTCAGTGAGGTTTAAATACAGCCACAATTATCTCCGCAAACCTGAGATAGGTACCTCTGGTGTTCATATGTCCCGCAAACCTGGAAGCATGTACAGGGAGATCAAGGGGCAGGCCTACTCCCGAAGGGAGTACATGGGTGGAGTCCCTGCAAGTCGGATTACCCAATTCGAGCACGGCCAGAAGGGGGACTACGCAGTACGCATGACGCTCCGAGTCGTTGAGCAGTGCCAGATCCGGCACATTGCTCTAGAGTCCGCACGCATATCGGCCAATAGATATCTAGCCAAGAAGATCCCTCAGAATTCGTATCACCTCAAGATCCGCGTCTATCCGCACAATGTTCTAAGGGAGAATAAGATCGCCACGGGCGCTGGTGCAGACCGCATATCGAGTGGAATGAGACATGCATTCGGCAAGGCCATCGGAACTGCCGCCAGGGTGAGCCACGACCAAGAGGTCATCTCCATCGAGACTACGCAGGCTTATTTCGCTGATGCCAAGATGGCATTGAAGAGGGCATCTATCAAGTTGCCGTCCCCGTGCTACATCGAGATCGAGCGCGGCCGACCGACCGCCGCTTGAGACGACTTTGGACCCCTAGGTGCCGCACAACGTTCTTTATCATTGTTCTCTTTACTCTTATAGCCCCGCTGAACGGTGTCACACCTAGGATGCCGGGGAGCGCAAGGTTGGCCTTTGGAGAATGTACGACATAGATCTCACCAGCGCGATATCCGAAATCAAGCGGCTGAAGGCGAGGATAGTGGCTCTTCAGGTGCCTGAAGGACTCAAGAAGCGCGCCTATCAGCTTGCTGAGGACCTCGAGAACAAGTCCGGGGCTGAAGTCCTGGTTGTCGCAGAACCGTGCTTCGGGGCTTGTGATGTCCCGAGCTCGCTGTTCGACATGGTGGATGCTATTGTCAATGTCGGCCATTCACCCATCCCCTGTTTGAAGTTCTCCAAACCTCTCATATTCGTCCCCGCGCGTTCCAAAGTGCCGCTTGGCGATCAGTTGAAGAAGTCTGTCGGGATGCTCCAGGAACCTGTCGGAGTGCTCGCTACATCGCAGCATTTGACAGAGCTCGATGATGTCATCGATGGTCTTGAGAGCATGGGCATCAAGACCAGGATAGGCGAGGGGGACAGCAGGATATCCCATGCCGGCGAGGTCCTTGGATGCAACTACACATCCGCGATTTCTGTCGCGAAGAACGTGGGGAGCTATCTTCTCATAGGCAGCGGAACTTTCCACGCACTGGGCGTGCACCTTGCCACGGGCAAGAAGGTCGTAGTGCTCGACCCCAACTTGGAGGAACCTAGGGAGATAGATCAGGCCATGGACAAAATACTCAGGCAGAGACATGCCGTGATAGAGAAGGCCGAGAAGGCCCGGACCTTCGGGATAATCGTGGGAGAGAAGATTGGGCAGAGGAGGATGAGGCGGGCAAAGGAGCTGCGGAAACTGCTTAGATGGAAGAAGAAGGATGCCGCTCTTATCCTCATGGACAAGTTCGACCCGGAGAAGCTGAAGTCGCTCGGGTTCGACGCGTACGTCTCGACCGCATGCCCGAGAATCGCGATAGATGACATGGCTATTTATGACAGGCCCCTACTGACCCCCCAGGAGCTGGAGATAGTGCTTGGTGTTAGGAAGTGGGAGAATTACTCATTTGACCAGATGACCGAGGATGAGCTCTGAGGGTGGCGGTTCGGAATGATAGATGTGAACGCCCTGCTATCTGTCGGTTGTCGCTCCAGGATCGCAGTCGGCATAGGGCTTCAAGAGGCACAGTTGTCACTCACCCAGCAGAAGCTCTCGTCCCTCGGATGCAAGGTTCGCCTGAAGCGGTTCAACGACTCGCATGAGCTGGTGATGTCGTTGCGGGACGGCGACATAGATGCGGCCGTTAGAGGGACTCTTGGCTCCTCGAGAACCATCCAGGAGCTGAAAGCCTCGTTCGGCGTGAGAGAGATCATGCGCACGGCGGTCCTCGAAGATGCCAATGGGAAGCAGTTCCTGCTAACCCCGGTCGGGATCGATGAAGGGACTGACAGACAGTCGAGGATAGCGCTGGCCCTAGCATCGGTTACGTACTTCTCATCATCAGGCTGGTCGATGAAATGCGGGGTGCTTTCAAAGGGCCGAACGGAGGACTCCGGAAGAGGGTCGGATATCAGAACGAGCATCGAGGACGGTGACAGAATAGTCGACTCCCTGAGGGCGAAAGGACATGCAGCAGAACAGTACGCGATCCTGGTCGAGGATGCCGTCAGGGACTCGGATCTGGTGATAGCTCCGGATGGAGTCTCGGGAAACCTGATTTTCAGGACCCTCCATTTCGTAGGTGGGTGCAAAGCCTATGGCGCTCCGGTGGTGAACCTTTCGAGGGTCTTCGTCGACACTTCGCGATCGAAGTCGGACTTCTCGGATTCGGTCTTGTTGGCTGCGGGGTTGGTTGAGACAAGGAGCAAGACCGTCAATCGCCCCTGAAACTATTATAGTGACCTTGTCTTATCCCTTGGATGATGAGGCTGCAGATCAATGGCTGGACTTCAAAGATAACATTCTCCGCGACGCACATCATTCCGGGCCACTCCAAGTGTGGCAGGCTTCACGGACACGACTACGCGATTAACGCCAGCATCGAGGGCGAAATGGGTCCCGACGGTGTGATAATGGACTTCATTAGCGTGAAGGAGTTCCTCAGAGAGGTGGCCAATGAGCTGGATCACCGTGTCCTGATTCCGGCCAAGGACAAGGGTGTGCGAGTGGGAAAGGATTATGTTGAGTACAAGCTCGGCGACAAGGAGCTCAGATTGCCGAGATCGGACTGCATACTGCTCGAGATCAAGGTCGCTTCAGCGGAGACGCTTGCCAATTTTGTGCTTCAGAGGATGCTGGACAAGGTCAAGTTCCCCAAGAACGTCACGCGGATCGAGATCGGCGTGGACGAGGGCAGAGGCCAGGGAGCTTGGACAGGCGCCGATCTCTAGGCCGATGGTGCATACACATGGCAGAGGCGGTCGTCCTTCTTTCTGGCGGTTTGGATTCATCGACGGTCCTTGCGATGGCACTTGAGCGAGGATTCGAGGTAGTCGCCCTGACCTTCGACTACGGACAGAAGCATCGGAGAGAGCTTGACTCCGCGACAAGAATCGCCAAGCATTATGGCGCGAAGGAACACATCGTTGTGCCGCTAGATCTCGGTCGATATCTGAACAGTTCCTTGACCCAGGATTCGATCTCGATACCTTCCGGGCGGAGCAAAGCGGAGATTGGTGCAGAGATTCCCAGCACATACGTCCCAGCAAGGAATATCGTTTTCCTCAGTATCGCTTCATCGATCGCCGAGAGCAGAGGCGCGGCCTCCGTTTTCATCGCGGCCAACGCAATCGACTTTAGCGGGTACCCAGATTGCACGCCGGAGTTCATGGACGCCTTCCAGAAGATGCTTGATGTGGGAACCAAGGCTGGAAGAGACGGACATGGTATCAAGATTGAAGCGCCGCTCCTCAGAAAGTCGAAGTCCCAGATCGTCAGAGATGCGATCCGGCTAAGAGTGCCTCTGGGGCTCACTTGGAGCTGCTACAGGGGAGGCGCAAAGGCGTGCGGCGAGTGCGATTCGTGCCGTTTGCGGCTTGAGGGGTTCGAAGCCGCTGGCGTCAAGGATCCGCTCGAATACGAGGTGAAGTGATGAAGATATACTCGATATTCAAGTCCCTCCAGGGAGAGGGCCTGACCATAGGAGCTCCGACGGCATTCGTCAGAATGTCTGGATGTCCGCTAAGATGCACCTACTGCGACACACCCCAGGCTTTCGACAAGGGCGAGCAGATGACCATAGACGAAGTGATGGGCAGGATCGCGAAGCTCAAGTGTGCTCATGTGTGCCTCACGGGAGGCGAGCCTCTTGCTCAGAAGGATGCGCCGAAGCTGCTCAAGAGGTTGCTCGACGAAGGATACCAGGTCGTACTTGAGACGAATGGGGCAATGCCATTGGACGATATGCCATGCTTCGAGAACCTGACCATAAGCATGGACATCAAGTGCCCGTCCTCGGGTGAAGCCGACAAGATGCTCTTCGAGAACATCGAACTACTCGGCCCTACGGACCAGCTCAAGTTCATAATCTCCGATGACACGGACTACGAGTATGCAAAAGAAATGATCGAGAAGCACTCGCCAAAGTGCGAGATCATCCTCACGCCCGTGGGGGGGAAAGATCTGAAGGCGCTTGCGGAGAAGGTCCTGAAGCAGGGCCTGAACGTCCGTGTCCTGCCACAACTGCACAAGTTCATTTGGGGAGACGAGGACAACCGCTGACCGAATTGCTCATCCTCTGAACGCCGGCCGCTTGGACAGAAGTTTGGGCAAGGGCAACCTTGCCTTTGGATATCCCTTCGAGAGCTTCGCAATCTCCTCATTCAGCTGCTCCAAGGTCATGAGAATCTGCTCCCCGCTGCGCATCCTCACAGGCAACTTGCCTGAGCCCTTCTCTTTCTCGCCGACGACGATGATCATGTTGATCCACTCCATCTCGGCGTTTCGGATCTTCTTGCCCACCTTGTCGTCCATGTCGTCGACGTCGACTCTGGCATCCACCCCGTCCGCTATCTTGAGGCAGTCTTCCACGAACTCCTGGCCCACCGGTATCATCCTAATCTGAGTCGGAGAGAGCCAGAACGGGAGCGCAGGTTTGTCGTGTTTGAGCGCCTCCTCGAGAAGGACGTAAATCCACCTCTCTATCGATCCTATGGATGAGTGGCAGATGATGCATCCTTTCTTCTTGCCGTCGGTGTAGGTGTAGACTATCCCATATCTCTCTGCATCATCGACGTCAAGCTGTACAGTACTGAGCTGCACAGCACCTCCAACCGAGTCGATCCCCTGGAACTCGTGCTTCACCGCCCAGTAATGCTTCATCTCGGACAGGACCTCAATGAGCGCGGGTCTCTTCGAGTATCTTAGAAGCTCAATGAGGTTGCTCTTGTACTTGTTGTAGAACTCCTTCACAATCCTGAATGCGACTGCATACTCGACGCCTGTGGCGTCCGCAAGATCGGAGTAGTTCCTGTAGAGCATCATGTACTCCTTCCAGCCGTCCTCGATGTCCTTTGTGAAGCAGTGGACGTCGGGCATGTGGAAAGCTCTCAGTCTCTTCAGTCCAGTCAGCTCACCGCGCTGTTCTAGCCTGAAGCTCTTAGAGAACTCGTAAACCCTGAGGGGCAGATTCCTGTAGCTGAGCGTCGCCCCCTTCATCATCCTGAACAGTCCGAAATCCCCAGCGAAGCGCAAGACAAATTCGCGGTTCTCTTCAGTCTTGAGTGTGTAGTGTCTCTCGTGGAAGGACATTCCCTGGCTCCTGATGTCCGGGAATGACCAGTCGTACAAGATCGGCGTGTCTATCTGGATGGCGCCAATCCGGTCCACCGCTATTGCCTGCGCCCAAGCCTCAAGAAGGCTGAAGACCAGATGTCCCTTCGGGAACATCCTGAAATGCCCTCTGTCGCTGGCCTCCTCGTAATCCACCAGCTCCAGTTTCTGCATGGCCTTGATCGATGGTGGCTCTTTGCCTTTGCCACGTCCAATCTCCTCTGAGAATATGAAAGTCTTTAGCGACGGATACTTCTCCAGGACCGCAAGGGAGTCGATGTCCCCCATGTCAATGGGGTATTCCTCACCCTCGGGAGTCAGTATGTAGAAATCGTGGGAGATCTTCTCCACGACTTCCTCCCTGGTCATCTTCTTTTCCGCTGTGAACTCCCTGGATAGCTCGGAGAGTGGGTGCCCCTTGCACTTGATTTCGAAACCCTTGTACCATCCGAAGGGCG is a window of Candidatus Thermoplasmatota archaeon DNA encoding:
- the dph2 gene encoding diphthamide biosynthesis enzyme Dph2, with the translated sequence MYDIDLTSAISEIKRLKARIVALQVPEGLKKRAYQLAEDLENKSGAEVLVVAEPCFGACDVPSSLFDMVDAIVNVGHSPIPCLKFSKPLIFVPARSKVPLGDQLKKSVGMLQEPVGVLATSQHLTELDDVIDGLESMGIKTRIGEGDSRISHAGEVLGCNYTSAISVAKNVGSYLLIGSGTFHALGVHLATGKKVVVLDPNLEEPREIDQAMDKILRQRHAVIEKAEKARTFGIIVGEKIGQRRMRRAKELRKLLRWKKKDAALILMDKFDPEKLKSLGFDAYVSTACPRIAIDDMAIYDRPLLTPQELEIVLGVRKWENYSFDQMTEDEL
- a CDS encoding 50S ribosomal protein L16; its protein translation is MSRKPGSMYREIKGQAYSRREYMGGVPASRITQFEHGQKGDYAVRMTLRVVEQCQIRHIALESARISANRYLAKKIPQNSYHLKIRVYPHNVLRENKIATGAGADRISSGMRHAFGKAIGTAARVSHDQEVISIETTQAYFADAKMALKRASIKLPSPCYIEIERGRPTAA
- a CDS encoding radical SAM protein, producing MKIYSIFKSLQGEGLTIGAPTAFVRMSGCPLRCTYCDTPQAFDKGEQMTIDEVMGRIAKLKCAHVCLTGGEPLAQKDAPKLLKRLLDEGYQVVLETNGAMPLDDMPCFENLTISMDIKCPSSGEADKMLFENIELLGPTDQLKFIISDDTDYEYAKEMIEKHSPKCEIILTPVGGKDLKALAEKVLKQGLNVRVLPQLHKFIWGDEDNR
- the mtxX gene encoding methanogenesis marker protein Mmp4/MtxX, whose protein sequence is MIDVNALLSVGCRSRIAVGIGLQEAQLSLTQQKLSSLGCKVRLKRFNDSHELVMSLRDGDIDAAVRGTLGSSRTIQELKASFGVREIMRTAVLEDANGKQFLLTPVGIDEGTDRQSRIALALASVTYFSSSGWSMKCGVLSKGRTEDSGRGSDIRTSIEDGDRIVDSLRAKGHAAEQYAILVEDAVRDSDLVIAPDGVSGNLIFRTLHFVGGCKAYGAPVVNLSRVFVDTSRSKSDFSDSVLLAAGLVETRSKTVNRP
- the queC gene encoding 7-cyano-7-deazaguanine synthase QueC is translated as MAEAVVLLSGGLDSSTVLAMALERGFEVVALTFDYGQKHRRELDSATRIAKHYGAKEHIVVPLDLGRYLNSSLTQDSISIPSGRSKAEIGAEIPSTYVPARNIVFLSIASSIAESRGAASVFIAANAIDFSGYPDCTPEFMDAFQKMLDVGTKAGRDGHGIKIEAPLLRKSKSQIVRDAIRLRVPLGLTWSCYRGGAKACGECDSCRLRLEGFEAAGVKDPLEYEVK
- a CDS encoding 6-pyruvoyl tetrahydropterin synthase family protein yields the protein MMRLQINGWTSKITFSATHIIPGHSKCGRLHGHDYAINASIEGEMGPDGVIMDFISVKEFLREVANELDHRVLIPAKDKGVRVGKDYVEYKLGDKELRLPRSDCILLEIKVASAETLANFVLQRMLDKVKFPKNVTRIEIGVDEGRGQGAWTGADL